A DNA window from Bacillota bacterium contains the following coding sequences:
- a CDS encoding purine/pyrimidine permease has product MDNLKLGYGLDDIPPFWEMILQGLQWLAVIIPIAIIVGKIVADLHFDASGARIVYMQKIFFITGVAFLLQLLWGHRLPLIIGPATILLVGIVSSRGSGIDAIYTAMAIGGLLLFVLSATGLFAYLKKLFTPSVVATILILVAFTLTPMILDLSTAASVPELVPLHLCFVILFVISIFVVNRIATGFWKSALIMWAMIAGTIIYYLVFPQDPALITGGHHAFIGEFFHDMILTPKFEPGVIISFLVCFIALSINDLGSIYSLGGLLEPDNMPKRVTRGLMATGALNTLAGFLGVIGPVNFSLSPGVILSSRCGSRFTLIPPAAALLVISFLPSAIAFLGRIPSAVVGGIMIYIMCSQIAAGMSMVIADEDKFKFENGLAIALPLMLSIIVSYLPQSVLNAFSPIARPIVGNGFVVGVVAVLIMEHLVFRDWGGCKQGKGEER; this is encoded by the coding sequence ATGGACAACTTGAAACTCGGATACGGCCTGGATGACATCCCTCCATTCTGGGAGATGATCCTGCAAGGCCTTCAGTGGTTGGCTGTCATTATTCCCATCGCTATCATAGTGGGGAAAATTGTGGCCGATTTGCATTTTGATGCATCCGGTGCCAGGATCGTCTACATGCAGAAAATATTTTTTATTACCGGGGTGGCTTTTCTGCTCCAGTTGCTGTGGGGGCACCGCCTGCCGCTGATAATCGGCCCGGCAACCATACTTCTGGTAGGCATCGTTTCCAGTAGAGGAAGCGGAATAGATGCTATTTACACCGCGATGGCCATCGGGGGTTTGCTTCTTTTTGTTCTGAGTGCCACCGGGCTTTTTGCTTATCTGAAAAAACTTTTTACCCCCTCGGTGGTGGCAACCATTCTCATTCTTGTTGCTTTTACCCTTACCCCCATGATTCTGGATCTGAGCACCGCAGCTTCCGTGCCGGAACTTGTCCCGTTACATCTTTGTTTCGTTATTCTGTTTGTAATATCTATCTTTGTTGTGAACAGGATTGCAACCGGTTTCTGGAAATCTGCATTGATCATGTGGGCCATGATAGCCGGTACAATCATCTACTATTTGGTCTTTCCGCAGGATCCGGCACTGATAACCGGGGGGCATCATGCTTTTATCGGCGAGTTTTTCCATGATATGATTCTGACACCCAAATTTGAACCGGGGGTGATCATCTCCTTTCTGGTCTGTTTCATCGCTCTCTCGATCAATGACCTCGGCTCGATATATTCCCTTGGCGGCCTGCTCGAACCTGACAATATGCCCAAACGTGTTACACGGGGGCTTATGGCTACCGGGGCACTCAATACCCTGGCCGGTTTTCTGGGAGTTATCGGCCCGGTCAACTTCTCCTTGAGCCCCGGGGTGATCTTGTCTTCGAGATGTGGATCTCGTTTCACACTGATTCCACCTGCGGCGGCCCTCCTGGTTATCTCTTTTCTGCCATCGGCAATCGCCTTTCTGGGTAGAATTCCCTCGGCTGTGGTGGGGGGCATCATGATCTATATCATGTGCTCACAGATTGCGGCGGGGATGTCCATGGTTATCGCCGATGAAGATAAATTCAAGTTCGAAAATGGCCTGGCGATAGCTCTGCCCTTGATGCTAAGTATCATCGTATCCTACCTGCCGCAGAGCGTATTGAATGCCTTTTCACCCATTGCCAGGCCTATTGTAGGCAATGGGTTTGTTGTTGGCGTGGTGGCGGTACTGATCATGGAACATCTTGTCTTCAGGGACTGGGGGGGATGCAAACAGGGGAAAGGGGAGGAAAGATAA